In Delphinus delphis chromosome X, mDelDel1.2, whole genome shotgun sequence, the DNA window TATATAGATTCCATCGGGCTGCAGTATTTGTTGATAAGGAATAGAAAGGGTATTGCTCTTTTACCATAATCTTGGAAAACTTCTGGTGCGTGCTCAGATTGAGCCACTGCCGTGTGGCCATTTCCCCGACTGATTTGTACAGACTTTAGAGGGGCGATCTCAGGTGTGGAGCTCTGAGCACCTGCTTGCTCACACTCTGGCAGTTCAGAACCCAGCGTATTTGAGGCCGGTGGCTCAGGTTCCACGTAACTCAGCTCAAGTGTCACTAACACTATGTGCAGCGCCCGTCATCGAGCTGGGCTTTGAGACTTGGACACTTACTTCggactttcttctttctcccccctcccctcccactagtttccctttccctcctctgacCCGGGGCGTGCCCACCTCTTCCCTTTGCTCCCACTCTccgctttcttcttctttccttctgcttccttcctaCTAGGCTTCGCGTCTTTCATCCTCCGAGAGCCGCGGGGAGGGAGGCTGAGGCTCGGCTCGGAGGAGGAGGCGCGAGGCCGGCGGGACAAGCGCGAGGTGCCGAGCCGCGAAAGCGCGGGGCGCGCGCCGGGGCGGGGGCGCGCGAGGGCTGGCCGCGTGGCCGGGCGTCCGGGTCAGGTAgcggcgcgcgcgcgcgcggccTACGAGCCCCAGGCGCGCCCCCGGCGGCCGGGGCCGCAGCGTGCTCGCCCCCGCCGCCAGCTCGCCTCACTCATGGGTCGGAAGCGCTGCGTGGGGGAGAGTGTTCCAAGATGGCGGCGGGTTGCTGCGGGGTGAAGAAGCAGAAACTGTCCAGTTCGCCCCCCTCTGGCTCGGGTGGCGGTGGTggcgcctcctcctcctcccactgcAGCGGAGAGAGCCAGTGCCGAGCCGGGGAGCTGGGACTAGGAGGCGCCGGTACGCGGCTCAACGGTCTAGGAGGTCTAGCCGGAGGAGGTAGCGGCAGCGGCTGTACCCTCTCTCCCCCCCagggctgcggcggcggcggcgggggaaTCTCCCTGTCGCCCCCTCCGAGCTGCGGAGTGGGCACCCTACTTTCTCCCCCGGCCGCCGCCACCTCACCCTCGCCCTCCTTGCCGTCCGCCGCCTCGTCCTCATCGCCCAGCTCCCGGAAGATGGTGGTGTCAGCGGAGATGTGCTGCTTTTGCTTCGATGTGCTCTACTGTCACCTGTACGGATACCAGCAGCCCCGGACCCCCCGGTTCACCAACGAGCCCTAGTGAGTACCGTGCCCACCGCCGCCCTCTCCCTTGCGCTCGGGAT includes these proteins:
- the AMMECR1 gene encoding nuclear protein AMMECR1 isoform X2, with the translated sequence MAAGCCGVKKQKLSSSPPSGSGGGGGASSSSHCSGESQCRAGELGLGGAGTRLNGLGGLAGGGSGSGCTLSPPQGCGGGGGGISLSPPPSCGVGTLLSPPAAATSPSPSLPSAASSSSPSSRKMVVSAEMCCFCFDVLYCHLYGYQQPRTPRFTNEPYALKDSRFPPMTRDELPRLFCSVSLLTNFEDVCDYLDWEVGVHGIRIEFINEKGSKRTATYLPEVAKEQGWDHIQTIDSLLRKGGYKAPITNEFRKTIKLTRYRSEKMTLSYAEYLAHRQHHHFQNGIGHPLPPYNHYS